One Portunus trituberculatus isolate SZX2019 chromosome 42, ASM1759143v1, whole genome shotgun sequence DNA window includes the following coding sequences:
- the LOC123517586 gene encoding trypsin-1-like yields MEFRVNLCIHVIAVVVAEVWRPALAAHLIEHTLRSASESTTSSVEVNVVGGEEVQHGEVPYLVSLQDVRWTPTQPRLLCGGSIYDATSIITAAHCVQPFARNYFGVEVVAGEHRRSVHDGSEQVMQVKDILLHPEYDAITFKNDLAIIILTEQLHFNKYVQPIQLPPEGVSLPGECMVAGWGPKEEAGEEADIPYKITLPIWSHDDCSKTLEEVFDVTEQMVCAGYEDGGAGACESDSGSPLTCYAASDSYLAGLVSWQFGCARPLRPTVYTNLIWFENWLKEPRMNSTQSQTS; encoded by the exons AGGTGTGGCGGCCCGCCCTGGCAGCACACCTAATAGAACACACCCTTCGCTCGGCGTCAGAGTCAACCACATCATCGGTGGAGGTGAACGtggtggggggagaggaggtgcAGCATGGGGAGGTGCCCTACCTGGTAAGTCTGCAGGATGTGCGATGGACACCGACCCAGCCACGCCTTCTTTGCGGCGGCTCCATCTATGACGCCACCTCCATTATTACAGCTGCACACTGCGTCCAGCCCTTCGCCAGGAACTATTTCGGg GTGGAGGTGGTTGCCGGTGAACACCGTCGCAGCGTCCATGATGGCAGTGAGCAAGTAATGCAGGTGAAAGATATCCTCTTGCATCCAGAATATGATGCAATAACATTTAAGAATGATCTTGCCATCATCATATTAACAGAGCAACTGCATTTCAACAAGTATGTGCAACCCATCCAGTTGCCTCCTGAGGGAGTGTCACTGCCTGGAGAGTGCATGGTAGCTGGCTGGGGGCCTAAGGAAGAAGCTGGTGAGGAGGCAGACATTCCTTACAAAATAACATTACCAATATGGTCTCATGATGACTGCAGCAAAACTTTAGAAGAAGTGTTTGATGTTACTGAACAGATGGTGTGTGCAGGGTATGAGGATGGTGGTGCAGGTGCCTGTGAGAGTGACTCTGGAAGTCCCCTCACCTGCTATGCTGCCTCTGACTCATACCTGGCTGGGCTAGTATCCTGGCAGTTTGGATGTGCCAGGCCCTTGCGTCCCACTGTCTACACCAATTTAATTTGGTTTGAAAATTGGTTAAAGGAACCAAGAATGAATTCCACACAGAGTCAGACCTCATGA